The following are encoded in a window of Haliotis asinina isolate JCU_RB_2024 chromosome 14, JCU_Hal_asi_v2, whole genome shotgun sequence genomic DNA:
- the LOC137262246 gene encoding uncharacterized protein: MHPSVKTERHGNMHVFNDEINICSSSDDGNNKPLPKFSSFVGAADIEERPSSTMDVVSLIGKRRPIKIHIGWMHKVGDKYRQVRRKYGGGTRELILDNLNIYPADIVQRAITLFFPGGTSQVVSVDEVESFALGNFCGDELLRFNDDGGNECSLGQYLKAQGTYASRCYIYLLTKKKASRTVHAVARDTSSRRRRIPKSTFQSSEPGVRPPYESDLYQPSECKQSQSSISLASGIIPNSHNIQTSRLLPTDKLGFILGDKSDLEIRYTFDPASPFAGLVPVDAEFTWQDCLDFSRFRYPNLSDGQFEPTDHEFVVKRIQKKRHVFVNTELDVESGKTLFRFPMESLSSGFIVHQPSELWGYDRDQIVLGVIASCHGLSKPKYSWYRDEVVYKEGLNLCCITVNMPGVYYCRIEFGNCYDISHPLHIVEFTDCSFKRPKLEMTSTDINANCCQDITDANNLPSRIIPSVNRERLDVDFTGKVCSGTYGTVYRGSWLATDVHVEIVSLTEMDGDDFVECIREVNSRIRHPNILSLMSCVESDKTLMLVSEYHEGATLEAVMFCAETRQYICLDTFHKHIVAKQCCQALVYLHALSPPIMHRRIHPGSVWVLNEGATVKLSSPHVSRGSTRSNDEMALYLPPEVLVSLQDGDLAADIWGMGATLTEMFTESRLWGKLMQHPAPTDVITKQLEFGQSPVSLQSLDMHREIITACLNMDPSLRPSAMQLLAYLKE; encoded by the exons GTGACGATGGAAACAATAAGCCACTTCCTAAATTCAGTAGTTTCGTCGGAGCGGCCGACATTGAGGAACGACCTTCCTCTACCATG GATGTTGTGTCCCTGATCGGAAAACGGCGTCCTATCAAGATACACATCGGCTGGATGCATAAGGTCGGAGACAAGTACCGCCAAGTCAGACGCAAATATGGCGGTGGCACAAGGGAGCTGATTCTAGACAACCTGAACATATATCCGGCGGATATAGTTCAAAGGGCCATTACTCTCTTCTTTCCAGGGGGTACTTCGCAGGTCGTGAGTGTGGACGAAGTGGAGTCGTTTGCGTTGGGTAACTTTTGTGGCGATGAACTTCTTCGATTCAATGACGACGGTGGCAATGAGTGCTCTTTAGGACAATACCTCAAAGCTCAAGGAACATACGCGTCACGCTGCTACATTTATCTGTTGACGAAAAAGAAAGCTTCGCGAACTGTTCATGCGGTTGCAAGGGACACTTCATCCCGTCGTAGACGCATACCAAAATCTACCTTTCAGTCTTCAGAGCCGGGAGTGAGGCCTCCGTACGAATCAGATCTGTATCAACCCAGTGAATGCAAACAGTCACAGAGTTCTATCTCTCTAGCTTCTGGGATAATTCCaaacagtcacaacatccaAACATCCAGACTTCTGCCTACCGATAAACTCGGGTTCATCCTGGGGGACAAATCTGATTTAGAGATCAGATACACCTTTGATCCCGCGTCCCCCTTCGCTGGTCTCGTGCCAGTGGATGCAGAATTTACATGGCAAGACTGTTTGGACTTCTCGCGTTTTCGATACCCTAATCTCAGCGATGGCCAGTTTGAGCCTACAGATCACGAGTTCGTTGTGAAGAGGATACAGAAAAagagacatgtttttgtgaacaCAGAACTGGATGTTGAATCTGGAAAGACTCTGTTTAGATTCCCCATGGAGTCTCTTTCATCTGGGTTCATTGTACATCAGCCTTCAGAGCTGTGGGGATATGACAGAGATCAAATTGTCCTTGGCGTTATTGCCAGTTGCCATGGCCTTTCCAAACCAAAATACTCCTGGTACAGGGACGAAGTTGTATATAAGGAAGGTTTAAACCTCTGCTGTATTACCGTAAACATGCCTGGGGTTTACTACTGCAGGATCGAATTTGGGAACTGCTATGACATTTCTCATCCCTTGCACATCGTAGAGTTTACAGACTGTTCCTTCAAAAGACCAAAGCTTGAGATGACGTCTACTGATATTAACGCGAATTGTTGTCAAGATATTACTGATGCAAATAATTTGCCATCCCGAATTATTCCATCAGTTAACAGGGAACGCTTAGACGTTGATTTCACCGGAAAGGTTTGCAGTGGTACGTACGGTACAGTGTATCGGGGTAGCTGGTTGGCCACGGACGTGCATGTGGAAATTGTCAGTCTCACAGAGATGGATGGAGACGACTTCGTGGAATGTATTCGCGAAGTGAACAGTCGGATACGCCACCCAAACATACTTTCTCTTATGTCTTGTGTCGAAAGTGACAAAACCTTGATGCTTGTCTCGGAGTATCACGAAGGCGCGACGCTGGAAGCTGTAATGTTCTGTGCAGAGACCAGACAATATATATGCTTGGACACCTTCCACAAACACATAGTTGCTAAACAGTGTTGTCAAGCATTGGTCTACCTTCACGCGCTCTCGCCTCCCATCATGCACCGCAGAATACATCCGGGTAGTGTGTGGGTATTGAACGAGGGTGCAACTGTAAAGCTCAGTAGTCCGCATGTGTCGAGGGGTTCGACAAGGAGCAATGACGAGATGGCGCTGTATCTGCCCCCCGAGGTACTGGTGTCTCTGCAGGATGGGGACCTGGCGGCTGACATTTGGGGGATGGGAGCAACCCTCACAGAGATGTTTACGGAGAGTCGGCTCTGGGGTAAACTCATGCAACATCCCGCACCAACTGATGTTATAACCAAACAGTTGGAATTTGGTCAGAGTCCCGTGTCTTTACAGTCTCTTGACATGCACAGGGAGATAATTACTGCCTGCTTGAACATGGATCCGTCACTGAGGCCTTCTGCCATGCAGTTGTTGGCTTACCTCAAAGAATAG